The genomic interval GAGGACCTCGCCGTTGAGGAACACTGAGGGCCCCTGCCGACACCTGACCGGCGGGGGCCTCAGTGACCATCACGCGTCATGAGCGATCACAGGCGTGTCACCAACCCCGCGGACTCACTCACCTAGCAAGGCCCTGACCTGGACTTACGCGCTCACCCTGAACTAACTGGACGGCCGTGCACGGTTTCTACGACATGTGCCAGGTGGTACCCAGTGAGGGACCGAGGATCAGGACCGGGGCGTCTTCTGGTCCGTCAAAGCGGAATTGCAGGGTGTTCATCGGTGTCTCACTCACCCGCCCGACCCTCTCATCTGTCACGGACGCCCTTATAACGGGGTCGGTGGAGACGGTCCTGACCAGGTTGAATACCTCGCGGGCGGCATATCTTTCGAGGCACCCGAGCCGGGTGAGCCCACAGGGAGTCCCCCGCACCGTTGATCAGGAGTTTCGCCAGACGGCCCCGCGCTGCTCGTATTCCATGACGGACTCGACGTCGAGGGCGACGGATGCTCCGCACTCGCGGGTGATCAGCCAGAGCGCCAGGCCGACTCCGCTGGTGACGCCGCCCGCGATCACCAGATTCCCGTCGTCGACGACTCGCGCGTCGGTCACTCTGCCTCCCTGCGCGGCCAGATCAGCCTTGGCCAGGTGGTGTGTCGTGCACGGACGGTCCTCCCGGCCCGATGGCGTCCTGCTCCTCCACCCGTCGCATGAGGATCTGAACACGTGGCGACATCTCGGATCAGCGGCCGGCCGTCTCGGCGGGTCGGCTGTCGTCCTCCAGGGCGTCTTCGTCGGCGAGCGGTTGGGCCGCGTACGTGATCCGGACGACGCCGTCGGCATGCCGTTCGGTGCTCGCGCGGACGCCGAAGACTTCGGCGAGGATCCGCGGGGTCAGTACCTCCAGGACCGACCCCGCCGCCACCACGGTTCCCTTGTGCAGGACGACCAGGCGGTCGCAGAGGCGGACGGCGAGGTCGAGGTCGTGCAGGACGGCCAGGGTGGTGACACCGGTAGCGCGGATGAGGTCGAGGAGTTCGAACCGGGCCCGGATGTCGAGGTGGTTGGTGAGTTCGTCCAGGACCAGCAGGTGCGGATTTTGGGCCAACGCGCGGGCCAAGAGGACGCGTTGGCGTTCACCGCCGGACAGGGAGGCGTAGTCGCGGTCCGCGAAGGGCCGTACACCGCAACGGTCGACGGCGTCGGCCACGGCCCGGTGGTCCTCGGCTCCGTCGCGGTCCAGCAGGCCGTGGTGAGGGGCGCGGCCCAGGGCTACGATCTCGGTGACGGTCAGGCCGGTGGTGTTGCCGCCCGCGTCCTGGAGGACTGCGGCGGTACGGCGGGCCGCGGCGCGGGGAGACAGCGCCCACACGTCGTCCTCGCCGACCCTGACGACCCCGCCCACCGGGCGCAGCGAGCGGTAGACGGCGCGCAACAGGGTTGATTTTCCGCTGCCGTTGGGGCCGACGAGGCCGACGATGTC from Streptomyces sp. CC0208 carries:
- a CDS encoding ABC transporter ATP-binding protein, which codes for MKLTVDQLHITLDRNPILRDVSLEAAKGDIVGLVGPNGSGKSTLLRAVYRSLRPVGGVVRVGEDDVWALSPRAAARRTAAVLQDAGGNTTGLTVTEIVALGRAPHHGLLDRDGAEDHRAVADAVDRCGVRPFADRDYASLSGGERQRVLLARALAQNPHLLVLDELTNHLDIRARFELLDLIRATGVTTLAVLHDLDLAVRLCDRLVVLHKGTVVAAGSVLEVLTPRILAEVFGVRASTERHADGVVRITYAAQPLADEDALEDDSRPAETAGR